The segment AATCGCGCCAACGCTTCTCCCTGCCGATTGACGGCGAGATCACCGCGCTCGCGCTTGACGGCCGCGGTGAGAACCTGTTTGTCGGCACCTCATCAGGTCAGGTGCTCAGGGCAGCACTACAGGATTCGATCACCGTGACGGTCGCCGAAACGATCGCCGCCGCCAGCCGGCCGGGCACCGGCGTCAACATCATGGGGTTGCTCATCGGCGACCGTACCCTTGTGGTAGGCGACGCCTCGGGCGGCGTTAGCTCGTGGCAACTTCTTCGGAGTAATGGAGGCGAGCAGCGCCTGACCAGGATCTATGAGTTCGACTCCCATTCCAGGCCGGTCGTCGCATTCGCCCCATCCGGCCGGGATAAGGGTTTCATTACGGCCGATGCGTCAGGAACGTCACATCTGTACTATGGGACGACAGGAAAAACCCTGCTCTCGGTCAAAACTGAAGCGAGCAGCACCGAAACGGTCGCCTTTGCCCCTAAAGCCGATGGCATCATCGCCGTTGATACGGCCGGACGGCTGGCGCACTGGGCCGTCAAGAACCCGCATCCTGAAGTTACCTGGAAGGCCTTGTTCGGCAAGATCTGGTATGAAGGGTATACCGCTCCGGAGTACGTCTGGCAATCCACGGGTGGAACCGATGACTTTGAAGCGAAGTTCAGCCTGACCCCGCTTCTTTTCGGAACCATCAAAGGCACGATCTATGCGCTCCTCGTTGCCGTCCCTATGGCGCTGCTCGGCGCGTTGTATGCCTCCCAATTTGTGCATCCGGTCATCAAGGGCATCGTCAAACCGGTTGTCGAGATCATGGCCGCCCTTCCGAGCGTCGTACTCGGTTTCCTGGCCGGTCTCTGGCTGGCGCCCCTGGTCGAAACGGTCGTACCCGGGCTTTTTCTTATGCCGATCGTCACGACGCTTCTGATCCTGCTAACACTTGCGTGCCGGCGATTCGTCCCTATCGGAATCCGCCGACGACTCCGGATCGGTACCGAGATCTTCCTGCTGATCCCGGTCGTTATCCTGGGCGGTTGGATCTCCTTCCAGCTTGGCGGTGTCGTGGAGCGTCTGCTTTTGTCGGGCGATTATCGAGGCTGGCTGCTTGAGGCCCTGGGGCTGACCTACGATCAGCGCAACTCCCTTGTCGTGGGGATCGCGATGGGCTTTGCCGTCATCCCGATCATCTTCACCATTGCCGAGGATTCCCTCTCCAACGTCCCGCCGCACCTGGTGGCCGGCTCTCTCGCCCTGGGCGCCACCCGGTGGCAGACCGCACTCCGGGTCGTGCTGCCGACGGCAAGCCCGGGGATCTTTTCGGCGATTATGATCGGCTTCGGCAGGGCCGTCGGCGAAACCATGATCGTCCTGATGGCGACGGGTAATACTCCGGTCATGGACTGGAGTATCTTCAGCGGGTTCCGAGCGCTCTCGGCCAACATCGC is part of the Candidatus Methylomirabilota bacterium genome and harbors:
- a CDS encoding ABC transporter permease, whose product is MRDDADVSTVCEPHDAARRRATSAQRIRRRLRLDRLAGRLVTLGGVTIIFSILAIFFVIAAEVYPLFKKPTVTLVGTVPGQTDAAVLGVGVDEYREIAYLVTADGIRFVSLKHGAAPSPIVPKGLNGARIVGISSLGRGPFALGLSDGRVMPAEIRFTASFPDGQRQVDAEFLEGDPIRVDPDTRPILRLAHVVAPTGPITAAAVGSKEVVLVTVTATNALIGPSTKEESRQRFSLPIDGEITALALDGRGENLFVGTSSGQVLRAALQDSITVTVAETIAAASRPGTGVNIMGLLIGDRTLVVGDASGGVSSWQLLRSNGGEQRLTRIYEFDSHSRPVVAFAPSGRDKGFITADASGTSHLYYGTTGKTLLSVKTEASSTETVAFAPKADGIIAVDTAGRLAHWAVKNPHPEVTWKALFGKIWYEGYTAPEYVWQSTGGTDDFEAKFSLTPLLFGTIKGTIYALLVAVPMALLGALYASQFVHPVIKGIVKPVVEIMAALPSVVLGFLAGLWLAPLVETVVPGLFLMPIVTTLLILLTLACRRFVPIGIRRRLRIGTEIFLLIPVVILGGWISFQLGGVVERLLLSGDYRGWLLEALGLTYDQRNSLVVGIAMGFAVIPIIFTIAEDSLSNVPPHLVAGSLALGATRWQTALRVVLPTASPGIFSAIMIGFGRAVGETMIVLMATGNTPVMDWSIFSGFRALSANIAVELPEAPEGGTLFRILFLAALLLFVMTFILNTIAELIRLKLRRRYRYL